From one Zhongshania sp. R06B22 genomic stretch:
- a CDS encoding FAD:protein FMN transferase, giving the protein MTLVAKIIYRPIKAALVLLLCVLSACSPTPPEFLQLSGMTMGTTYHITLRNPGEWTEQSLKAALDERLMAFNQIASTYISDSELSQINTMPADEWHQLTPMLFDILVLAVEVSWLSNGAFDVTVGPLVDLWGFGPDRHDGRPDEGAINKALQDVGFDRIELDLAEHKIKKTAPLRIDLSAIAKGYGVDAVALWLESLGSADYLVEIGGEMRVAGLSPRGDSWRIGLESPDLNVDKTTPILLANIGVATSGDYRNYFEENGVRYSHTIDPRTGRPITHNLASVTVLDPSCAFADAMATAFLVLGGEKTMQLAEQLAIPVYLVEKTDDGFSSRYSSSFGPYLEEEN; this is encoded by the coding sequence ATGACTTTGGTGGCTAAAATTATATACCGCCCGATAAAAGCAGCCTTGGTGCTGCTTTTATGCGTATTAAGTGCCTGTTCTCCAACGCCGCCGGAATTTTTGCAGCTCAGCGGCATGACGATGGGTACTACCTATCATATTACCCTGCGTAATCCCGGTGAATGGACAGAGCAGTCCTTAAAAGCGGCTTTAGATGAACGCCTTATGGCGTTTAATCAAATCGCGTCTACTTATATTTCCGACTCCGAGCTTAGCCAGATAAATACCATGCCAGCGGACGAGTGGCATCAGCTTACGCCGATGCTGTTTGATATTTTGGTGTTGGCGGTAGAAGTAAGTTGGTTGAGTAATGGTGCGTTTGACGTCACCGTCGGTCCGCTGGTTGATCTGTGGGGATTTGGACCGGATAGACACGACGGCAGACCTGACGAGGGTGCGATTAATAAAGCCTTACAAGACGTTGGCTTTGACCGTATCGAGTTAGATCTGGCGGAGCACAAGATTAAAAAAACTGCGCCGCTGCGTATTGACCTATCGGCCATAGCCAAGGGTTACGGTGTAGATGCCGTCGCTTTATGGCTAGAGTCCTTAGGCAGTGCGGATTATTTAGTTGAGATTGGCGGCGAAATGCGCGTTGCCGGACTTAGCCCCCGAGGGGACTCATGGCGAATTGGCCTTGAAAGCCCGGATTTAAACGTTGATAAAACCACGCCCATTTTATTAGCTAATATTGGGGTGGCGACGTCCGGGGATTATCGAAACTACTTTGAAGAAAATGGTGTGCGTTACTCACATACCATCGATCCACGCACTGGTCGGCCGATTACGCATAATCTTGCCTCAGTCACCGTGTTGGACCCGTCTTGTGCTTTTGCAGATGCGATGGCCACGGCATTTTTGGTATTGGGTGGTGAAAAAACCATGCAGCTGGCGGAACAATTGGCTATTCCTGTTTACTTAGTAGAGAAGACAGATGACGGGTTTAGTAGCCGTTATAGCTCATCGTTTGGCCCCTATCTAGAAGAGGAGAATTAA
- the nqrF gene encoding NADH:ubiquinone reductase (Na(+)-transporting) subunit F produces the protein MNTVVILGVGMFTAIVLSLVCIILFARSRLVSSGNVTIEINGEKTITVAAGDKLLNTLSGQGVFLASACGGGGTCAQCKCIVTDGGGSMLATEETHFSPREAREGWRLSCQTPVKQDMKIEVPEDVFGVKQWECTVESNNNVATFIKELVLKLPEGENVNFRAGGYVQLECPPHHLKYSEFDIPAEYKGDWERFGFLNVESKVEETVIRAYSMANYPEERGIVKFNIRAATPPPNNLSLPAGQMSSWTFNLKPGDKVTVYGPFGEFFAKDTDAEMVFVGGGAGMAPMRSHIFDQLIRLGSKRKITFWYGARSMREAFYVEEYDKLAAENDNFEWHLALSDPQPEDNWTGKTGFIHQVLYENYLKDHDAPEDCEFYMCGPPMMNSAVVKMLEDLGVEADNILLDDFGG, from the coding sequence ATGAATACAGTAGTTATTCTCGGTGTGGGAATGTTTACCGCGATAGTATTATCGCTGGTTTGCATTATCTTATTTGCGCGCTCGCGTTTAGTGAGTAGCGGCAATGTCACTATTGAGATCAATGGCGAGAAAACAATTACAGTAGCAGCTGGTGATAAATTGCTTAACACTCTATCTGGGCAGGGCGTATTTTTAGCGTCTGCCTGTGGCGGTGGCGGCACCTGCGCGCAGTGTAAGTGTATTGTTACAGATGGTGGCGGCTCTATGCTGGCTACCGAAGAAACCCATTTCAGTCCTCGTGAAGCCCGGGAAGGCTGGCGCTTATCCTGCCAGACTCCGGTTAAGCAGGACATGAAAATTGAAGTACCTGAAGACGTGTTCGGCGTTAAGCAATGGGAATGCACCGTTGAGTCTAATAACAACGTGGCAACCTTTATTAAAGAGTTGGTGCTGAAACTGCCCGAAGGCGAGAATGTTAACTTCCGTGCAGGTGGTTACGTTCAGCTAGAGTGTCCACCGCATCATCTAAAATATTCTGAGTTTGATATTCCCGCAGAATATAAAGGGGACTGGGAGCGCTTTGGCTTTTTAAACGTAGAGTCAAAAGTCGAAGAGACGGTAATCCGCGCTTACTCTATGGCAAATTATCCAGAAGAGCGGGGCATTGTTAAATTCAATATTCGCGCTGCAACACCGCCGCCAAACAACTTGTCGCTGCCAGCGGGTCAAATGTCTTCTTGGACGTTTAATCTCAAACCTGGCGATAAGGTTACGGTATACGGTCCTTTTGGTGAGTTCTTCGCAAAAGACACTGACGCGGAAATGGTGTTTGTGGGTGGCGGTGCTGGTATGGCGCCAATGCGTTCACATATCTTCGATCAACTTATACGCCTTGGTTCAAAGCGCAAAATTACTTTTTGGTACGGTGCGCGTTCAATGCGCGAAGCCTTCTACGTAGAAGAGTATGACAAGCTGGCCGCTGAAAATGACAATTTTGAATGGCATTTGGCATTATCAGATCCGCAGCCGGAAGATAACTGGACGGGTAAAACGGGTTTTATTCATCAAGTCTTGTATGAAAACTACCTGAAGGACCATGACGCGCCAGAGGACTGCGAGTTCTATATGTGTGGCCCGCCAATGATGAACTCAGCGGTTGTTAAAATGCTTGAAGACCTTGGTGTTGAGGCTGACAATATCCTGCTTGATGACTTTGGTGGCTAA
- the nqrE gene encoding NADH:ubiquinone reductase (Na(+)-transporting) subunit E, with translation MEHYISLFVRSVFLENMALSFFLGMCTFLAISKKIQAALGLGIAVIVVMAVTVPVNSLIYNHLLREGGLAWAGYPEVDLSFLGLLSYIGVIAAIVQIMEMVLDKYVPALYSALGVFLPLITVNCAILGGSLFMVERDYNFSESVVYGAGAGTGWALAIVALAGIREKLKYSDVPEGLRGLGITFITVGLMSLGFMSFGGIVL, from the coding sequence ATGGAACATTACATTAGCCTATTCGTGCGCTCGGTATTTCTTGAAAATATGGCGCTGAGTTTTTTCTTGGGTATGTGTACCTTCTTGGCTATCTCCAAAAAAATCCAAGCTGCGCTTGGTTTGGGTATTGCTGTGATCGTAGTTATGGCTGTGACCGTACCAGTTAATAGTCTTATCTATAATCACTTACTTAGAGAAGGTGGTTTAGCGTGGGCCGGTTACCCAGAGGTGGATTTAAGCTTTCTTGGGCTGTTGAGCTATATCGGTGTTATTGCCGCCATTGTTCAGATAATGGAAATGGTTTTGGATAAATATGTCCCTGCGCTCTACAGCGCGCTGGGTGTGTTTCTACCATTGATTACCGTTAACTGCGCGATTTTGGGTGGTTCATTGTTTATGGTTGAACGCGATTATAATTTCTCGGAGTCGGTGGTTTACGGCGCTGGTGCCGGTACTGGCTGGGCCTTAGCGATTGTGGCGCTAGCGGGGATTCGCGAAAAGTTGAAGTACAGTGACGTACCAGAAGGCCTACGTGGCTTAGGTATTACTTTTATCACCGTTGGCTTGATGTCTTTGGGCTTTATGTCCTTCGGCGGCATTGTCCTTTAA
- a CDS encoding NADH:ubiquinone reductase (Na(+)-transporting) subunit D translates to MSTMREALTNPIIKNNPIALQILGICSALAVTSSLKVTLVMCLAVTLVTACSSFLVSLIRKQIPGSIRIIVQMVIIASLVILVDQLLKAYAFAISKQLSVFVGLIITNCIVMGRAEGYAMKNPPVASFVDGIGNGLGYSVVLLSVAVVRELFGSGKLLGYEILPLVTDGGWYVPNGMLLLPPSAFFLIGIFIWVVRSVKKEQVEEADFKITKNTRSVKEAF, encoded by the coding sequence ATGTCGACAATGAGAGAAGCCCTAACCAATCCAATTATCAAAAATAATCCTATTGCGCTGCAGATATTGGGTATTTGTTCGGCTTTGGCAGTGACCTCTAGTTTGAAGGTGACACTGGTAATGTGTCTCGCGGTGACCTTGGTTACCGCCTGCTCGAGCTTTTTGGTATCGCTGATTCGCAAGCAAATTCCTGGCAGCATCCGCATTATCGTGCAAATGGTAATCATTGCGTCCTTGGTTATATTGGTTGATCAGCTGCTTAAAGCATACGCGTTCGCAATCAGTAAACAGTTATCGGTGTTTGTCGGTCTGATTATCACTAACTGTATCGTCATGGGTCGTGCCGAAGGCTATGCCATGAAGAATCCGCCGGTGGCGAGTTTTGTCGACGGTATAGGTAACGGTTTAGGCTACAGCGTTGTGCTGTTGTCCGTGGCAGTGGTTCGCGAGTTGTTTGGCTCGGGCAAGCTGTTGGGCTACGAGATACTTCCGCTGGTGACTGATGGCGGCTGGTATGTTCCGAATGGTATGTTGCTATTACCTCCAAGTGCCTTCTTTTTGATTGGTATTTTCATTTGGGTGGTTCGATCCGTGAAGAAAGAACAAGTTGAAGAAGCCGATTTTAAGATTACTAAAAATACCCGCAGTGTTAAGGAGGCCTTTTAA
- a CDS encoding Na(+)-translocating NADH-quinone reductase subunit C translates to MANNDSTQRTLLVALVLCIVCALVVASAAVMLKPAQVANKALDRKKNILAAAGLLVPGEDIEAQFKQVTTKIVDLRTGKFTDEIALEGFEQSKIAKDSDTSIALGDDDLADIRRRENFGLVYLIGESGNYEKVILPVRGYGLWSTLYGYLALEEDYNTVAGLGFYEHGETPGLGGEVDNPKWKGLWHGKEIYDDGEVAIELVKGNVDSSTPGAINKVDGLSGATLTSRGVSNLLQFWMGALGYQEFLRNLRQGEA, encoded by the coding sequence GTGGCTAATAACGATAGTACACAGAGAACGCTGCTGGTTGCCCTAGTCCTCTGTATTGTGTGCGCGCTGGTTGTTGCCAGTGCTGCAGTAATGCTGAAGCCGGCTCAGGTGGCGAATAAAGCACTAGACCGTAAAAAGAATATTTTGGCGGCAGCGGGCTTGCTGGTTCCGGGTGAAGATATTGAAGCTCAGTTCAAGCAAGTAACGACAAAAATTGTTGATTTGCGCACGGGTAAGTTTACCGACGAGATTGCGCTTGAAGGTTTTGAACAGTCTAAAATAGCGAAGGATAGCGACACCTCAATTGCATTGGGTGACGATGACTTGGCTGATATACGACGCCGCGAGAACTTTGGGCTGGTGTATCTGATCGGTGAAAGCGGTAATTATGAAAAAGTGATCTTGCCGGTTCGTGGTTATGGCCTTTGGTCTACTCTCTACGGCTATCTGGCCTTAGAAGAGGATTATAATACTGTTGCTGGTTTAGGATTCTACGAGCATGGCGAAACCCCAGGCTTGGGCGGCGAAGTAGATAACCCTAAATGGAAAGGCTTGTGGCATGGCAAGGAAATTTATGATGATGGCGAGGTTGCCATTGAACTAGTCAAAGGTAATGTGGATTCGTCAACACCAGGCGCTATTAATAAAGTGGATGGCCTATCTGGTGCGACATTAACTAGCCGTGGTGTCAGCAACTTGTTGCAATTCTGGATGGGTGCGCTGGGTTACCAAGAATTCTTACGTAACTTGCGTCAAGGGGAGGCATAG
- a CDS encoding NADH:ubiquinone reductase (Na(+)-transporting) subunit B has protein sequence MGLRKFLDDIEPNFEKGGRFEKWYALYEAADTIFYSPSSVTKTNAHVRDGVDLKRVMITVWFCAFPAMFYGMWNIGFQANQIMLDTGLVAGEGWRHVMISMLAGYDPASIWDNFWHGFWFFIPVYAVTFVAGGFWEVLFAMKRGHEVNEGFFVTSILFALICPPSVPLWQVALGISFGVVIGKEVFGGTGKNFLNPALTGRAFLYFAYPAQLSGDAVWTAVDGYTGATALSIAASDGMAALQQQMTWMDAFIGNVHGSMGEVSTLAILIGGTVLLWTGIASWRIVAGVLLGTFTLTALFNSMDSSTNLMMAMPWHWHMVVGGLAFGMMFMATDPVSASMTNTGKWVYGVLIGVMVILIRVVNPAFPEGIMLAILFANLFAPLIDHFVVEANIKRRLARG, from the coding sequence ATGGGCCTGAGAAAATTTCTCGATGATATCGAGCCGAATTTTGAAAAAGGTGGTCGTTTTGAAAAGTGGTATGCGCTGTATGAAGCAGCCGATACTATTTTTTACTCACCATCATCCGTAACTAAGACAAATGCTCATGTTCGCGACGGTGTTGACCTGAAGCGCGTGATGATTACAGTGTGGTTTTGCGCCTTTCCGGCCATGTTCTATGGTATGTGGAATATTGGCTTCCAGGCCAACCAAATTATGCTGGATACCGGCCTAGTAGCAGGTGAGGGCTGGCGCCATGTCATGATTTCAATGTTGGCCGGTTACGACCCAGCAAGTATTTGGGATAATTTCTGGCACGGCTTCTGGTTCTTCATTCCGGTTTACGCGGTAACCTTTGTTGCTGGCGGTTTCTGGGAAGTGCTGTTCGCGATGAAGCGCGGTCATGAAGTCAACGAAGGTTTCTTTGTTACTTCTATACTGTTTGCGCTGATCTGCCCTCCGAGTGTTCCGCTGTGGCAAGTCGCCCTAGGTATCAGCTTCGGTGTTGTCATCGGTAAAGAAGTGTTTGGCGGTACTGGCAAAAACTTCCTTAACCCGGCTCTAACCGGACGTGCGTTCCTTTACTTTGCTTATCCTGCTCAATTGTCAGGTGATGCAGTATGGACCGCGGTCGATGGTTATACCGGGGCAACTGCTCTGTCGATTGCAGCCAGCGACGGCATGGCTGCACTGCAGCAGCAGATGACTTGGATGGATGCCTTTATTGGTAACGTACACGGTTCAATGGGTGAGGTGTCTACACTGGCTATACTCATTGGCGGCACTGTTTTACTTTGGACCGGTATTGCATCGTGGCGCATTGTTGCCGGTGTGTTACTCGGTACATTTACGCTCACGGCCTTATTCAACTCCATGGATAGCAGCACTAACCTAATGATGGCCATGCCGTGGCACTGGCATATGGTCGTTGGGGGGCTGGCTTTCGGTATGATGTTTATGGCGACAGACCCAGTCTCTGCCTCAATGACGAATACCGGCAAGTGGGTTTATGGTGTACTCATCGGCGTGATGGTGATCTTGATCCGAGTTGTGAACCCCGCCTTCCCAGAGGGCATTATGCTGGCAATTTTGTTTGCCAATTTATTTGCACCTTTAATCGATCATTTTGTGGTCGAGGCGAACATCAAGCGGAGGTTGGCACGTGGCTAA